A single genomic interval of Pomacea canaliculata isolate SZHN2017 linkage group LG5, ASM307304v1, whole genome shotgun sequence harbors:
- the LOC112565450 gene encoding protein FAM193A-like isoform X2, translated as MIATFFPKNQSGTRRMSNQEAKKAKRRKSRVQTGKPSLSSISQMKQSEASFEESGDAERIARLMDAADESEVSVPAFSRGPNPYLDREKCLLCGIDRVDPIQPAAGEVEHQVDVQGHTFSQLPLWVCPSCRRDADNDMFRKMDLKSVAEIPMPAFGLNTGQMGLPQATLSSGMALGKDLHMDSASLGLFNDINLASASEPVLPNGTLCTCESCIERRQIAAEHTRETQELQKCWTDLRTLVRDLYSQERQTLTPQESSTFRELVARLCSRDPHQLFLRLESQVRERVFEKKRHLSEKLNVGYSTPPEAREIMSTLLSEYVQLCSVSRLVSEHLTDLKEHLEMFHMTWEVHNKHLYHSIIYSDPEIQSHLEPLCDQLRNGALSKESYMEDTYPKLMRNFLDFRNEMTVILVIWQECQQRIERHSEEQAALKVKQKWLKEDWEFFRAQRKLLEQQMLKSNPRASTHSMEAQFTETMRNMLTGTKPTTEECYCPRCNRKRCPCDECTITHMITCGIINPEALETNGTHHTFNFPHDSRYVIDVTPPSMSSTTSSSASSSPLPISPAKVAAHLSTTEVDNLRNPEAPEEDSNQADEGLEEEEEDGEDEEEIEEEDNEEEEEEEEEEDGEGEEEEQEDEEEEECDAEDEEEEDEEEDEEEEEDGISEDQREFDQMLASGKLGLPMTPVTLPPASHPVPDLLKPWERELPEEPLEASTQDFPSLASCACHHCVAKPPPEPQVGTEEQGCQCHVCLQQQGQTVSTALPTSLPLPTRPAQLHLYPHIHGTLPPTPHTHPHLHLPHTAHTAHLAHAGHGTRPLLQPQLYDLHGSLQSARHPLKLEFDDSEGIQDHLYHAYGDWDNTVLDPRILLPTPHRFAAGLGSDLLPPPPLPTDPHFSVEGLTPSTPMAASHTLVMPSSILAAASTTSAFKAVAAAGFPTNISIPPAFQLPAVPSSIEDSTLAASQSVTCTSDPCINLTSALSSLPSGSSPSSLPHPPPCTRPATLGGNTTASQQQGSKEQRTYAQPCKKHTLVPISTAMPTSGKGAMPLPPTPSSHNHVNPGVPVFSSGLQAPAGKVQGSPGKAQRVGVAANQGHSCSHVQHVSHSGADGHVDPHVGGTGTCPSATSFPTTINNVSVGTSTLCADPDCPQHHDDNCDSIDDSCSEKSSSTSTSNNQKEGKYCDCCYCEFFGHGNPPVAQTSKNYAEMRERLRRRLKRRNEAKQEGGKENQPGVRSITDPLESKGLEEILKFINGGDAEAAHSGSMKALESSTSQHNLSSKAAKRARQKQRKAEEKARQEEEERNRQNELLRQKAEAENLAKIQKESGSATSGSQKKKSKHKEEKAGKQTTPGQTTKPSTSLSSTESSKEEGAAKGSKHRLKDKNANEKIEKSLTIDASATGQPLPMKTKQESRSPSGGRGWQQTPLQAVTVNGKGSGSAKGVPVGSQSLPSIPSEIQGKCGQISGADLPAASTATNVPRNLPESPNAKKARRRLEAQHQQDAKRRLEAQEEVEKQLREVEAQAQQKQMLRQQKQQYPQQPLQQQLQHQLLQQQRQQLQNHQKQQQVQKNGQAPKGLQVAKQSPQSPQTPARQQPSQQLSQSFHSHNGKMPATPVAHQPLMSNGSPAKLQNGSVPQCAKSGHQAAPGNHITSLPGSPRAKLVQAGSNGLTAGLLSPDKKACLASMVEKNRVEVQEQVEQGKNAKSKKNKKKNKGGEVSKGVDEVFMPRSESDLENGEIDDFERELEEFKRFCFDTPSKPKIQVNVNLKDLYLKKKSSLSCS; from the exons ATGATAGCAACGTTTTTCCCGAAAAATCAGAGTGGAACTCGTAGAATGAGTAACCAAGAAGCAAAGAAAGCCAAGCGGAGGAAAAGCCGAGTCCAAACAGGAAAACCCAGCTTAAGCTCTATCTCACAAATGAAACAGAGTGAAGCTTCCTTCGAAGAGAGTGGTGATGCTGAG AGGATAGCCAGGTTGATGGATGCAGCAGATGAGTCGGAAGTGTCAGTACCTGCATTCAGCAGAGGTCCCAACCCTTATCTGGATCGAGAAAAGTGTCTGCTTTGTGGCATTGATCGAGTTGATCCCATTCAGCCTGCAG CTGGAGAAGTAGAACATCAAGTTGATGTTCAAGGTCACACATTTTCTCAG CTTCCTCTGTGGGTGTGCCCTTCCTGTCGAAGAGATGCTGACAATGACATGTTCAGGAAAATGGACTTA aaaagtgTTGCAGAAATCCCCATGCCAGCCTTTGGTCTTAACACAGGGCAGATGGGTCTGCCACAGGCAACTCTTTCATCTGGCATGGCATTGGGAAAG GATTTGCACATGGACTCAGCATCACTTGGTCTGTTTAATGACATTAATCTTGCTAGTGCTAGTGAACCAGTGTTACCAAATGGTACTCTGTGTACATGTGAGTCTTGCATTGAAAGGAG GCAAATCGCTGCAGAGCACACTCGAGAAACACAAGAATTGCAAAAGTGCTGGACAGATCTGCGCACTTTGGTCAGGGATCTCTATTCTCAGGAAAGGCAGACACTAACCCCACAAGAGAGCAGCACTTTTCGTGAACTGGTGGCAAG GTTATGCAGCCGAGATCCACATCAGCTTTTTTTGAGATTGGAGTCTCAGGTACGGGAAAGGGTGTTTGAGAAAAAGCGTCATCTTTCAGAGAAGCTGAATGTAGGTTACAGTACTCCTCCAGAGGCACGGGAGATTATGAGCACTCTGCTTTCAGAATATGTTCAGCTGTGCAGTGTGTCCCGCCTGGTCTCAGAACATCTTACAGACTTG AAAGAGCATCTGGAGATGTTCCACATGACCTGGGAGGTACATAACAAGCATCTTTACCATTCCATCATCTACTCTGATCCAGAAATCCAGAGCCACCTGGAACCTCTCTGTGACCAGCTTCG GAACGGGGCATTGTCCAAGGAGTCTTACATGGAGGATACCTACCCCAAGTTGATGCGCAATTTTCTGGACTTTCGTAATGAGATGACTGTGATTCTGGTCATATGGCAAGAGTGTCAGCAGAGAATTGAACGGCATAGTGAAGAGCAA GCAGCATTGAAGGTGAAACAGAAATGGCTGAAGGAAGACTGGGAATTCTTTAGGGCACAGAGGAAGCTTTTAGAGCAGCAGATGCTAAAGAGTAATCCTAGGGCATCGACTCACAG CATGGAGGCACAGTTCACAGAGACAATGAGAAACATGTTAACAGGGACTAAACCGACAACTGAAGAATGCTACTGCCCTCGATGCAACAGAAAAAG ATGTCCCTGTGATGAATGCACCATCACCCATATGATCACATGTGGCATCATTAACCCTGAAGCCCTGGAAACAAATGGCACCCACCACACTTTTAACTTCCCACATGACAGTCGCTATGTCATTGATGTCACTCCACCATCCATGTCGTCGACAACTTCATCTTCTGCTTCATCTTCACCTTTGCCGATCAGCCCTGCAAAAGTTGCAGCCCATCTAAGCACAACAGAAGTGGACAACTTGAG GAATCCTGAAGCCCCTGAAGAAGACAGCAACCAGGCAGATGAAGGAttagaagaagaggaagaggatggagaagatgaggaagaaattGAAGAGGAGGAcaatgaagaagaggaagaggaggaggaagaagaagatggGGAGGGTGAGGAAGAAGAacaggaggatgaggaggaagaagaatgtGATGCagaggatgaagaggaagaagatgaggaggaagacgaagaggaggaagaggatggcATCTCTGAAGACCAGAGAGAGTTTGACCAGATGTTGGCCTCAGGCAAGCTTGGCCTGCCAATGACCCCTGTCACATTGCCTCCAGCATCGCATCCAGTGCCAGATCTCTTAAAACCTTGGGAGCGTGAGCTACCTGAAGAGCCCCTGGAAGCTAGCACACAAGACTTCCCCTCACTGGCATCTTGTGCTTGTCATCATTGTGTAGCAAAGCCTCCACCTGAGCCACAG GTGGGAACCGAGGAACAAGGATGCCAATGTCATGTGTGTCTTCAGCAGCAAGGACAGACTGTCTCTACAGCTCTTCCTACTTCTCTGCCCCTCCCAACTCGTCCCGCTCAGTTGCACCTTTACCCCCACATTCATGGCACCCTCCCACCTACACCTCATACCCACCCACACTTACATTTACCACACACAGCTCACACTGCCCATTTGGCACATGCAGGGCATGGCACCCGACCGCTGCTTCAGCCTCAATTGTACGATCTCCATGGATCACTACAGTCAGCACGTCATCCTTTGAAGCTGGAGTTTGATGATTCAGAAGGCATTCAGGACCACCTTTATCACGCATATGGTGACTGGGACAACACAGTGCTGGATCCACGGATCTTGTTACCGACACCTCACCGTTTTGCTGCAGGGCTTGGATCTGATTTGCTACCACCTCCACCACTCCCTACTGACCCCCATTTCTCGGTGGAGGGTCTAACACCCTCAACACCCATGGCAGCATCTCACACCCTGGTCATGCCCAGCTCTATTCTTGCCGCTGCAAGCACCACAAGCGCATTTAaggcagtagcagcagcaggttttcctacaaacatcagcatACCTCCAGCTTTCCAGCTGCCTGCTGTGCCATCCTCCATTGAGGATTCAACATTAGCTGCTTCACAGTCTGTCACCTGCACATCTGACCCTTGCATTAATCTCACCTCTGCCTTGTCTTCCCTTCCAAGTGGTTCCTCTCCAAGCAgtctccctcacccaccccCCTGCACACGGCCAGCCACCCTTGGTGGGAACACAACAGCGTCTCAACAGCAGGGGAGCAAGGAGCAGCGAACATACGCACAGCCATGCAAAAAACATACTCTCGTACCCATCTCCACAGCAATGCCTACCTCAGGCAAGGGGGCCATGCCACTGCCTCCCACTCCTTCCAGTCATAATCATGTTAACCCTGGTGTCCCTGTGTTCAGCAGTGGGCTGCAGGCTCCAGCAGGCAAAGTTCAAGGGTCACCGGGCAAAGCACAGCGTGTTGGTGTGGCTGCAAATCAGGGACATTCATGCTCACATGTGCAGCAT GTGTCTCATAGTGGAGCTGATGGGCATGTTGATCCTCATGTGGGAGGAACGGGCACCTGTCCATCAGCAACCTCGTTTCCCACTACCATCAACAATGTCAGCGTTGGCACCTCAACCCTTTGTGCAGACCCAGATTGTCCGCAGCATCATGATGACAACTGTGACAGCATCGACGACAGTTGCTCAGAGAAATCATCGTCCACCTCAACTTCCAACAATCAGAAGGAAGGGAAATACTGTGATTGCTGCTACTGCGAGTTCTTTGGACATGGAAAT CCTCCTGTTGCTCAGACCAGTAAAAATTATGCAGAAATGAGAGAGCGCTTACGAAGGAGGTTGAAAAGGCGG AATGAAGCCAAGCAAGAAGGTGGCAAAGAGAACCAACCTGGAGTGAGGTCTATTACAGACCCACTGGAGAGCAAAGGACTGGAGGAAATCTTGAAATTTATCAATGGCGGTGATGCTGAAGCAGCCCACAGTGGCAGCATGAAAGCATTGGAATCCTCTACCTCACAGCACAATTTGTCATCTAAAGCTGCTAAACGTGCCAGACAAAAACAGCGCAAG GCAGAAGAGAAGGCGCGACAAGAAGAGGAGGAGCGTAATAGACAAAATGAGCTGCTCAGACAAAAAGCAGAAGCTGAGAACTTGGCAAAGATTCAGAAAGAAAGTGGTTCTGCAACTTCTGGCAgtcaaaaaaagaagagcaaacacaaagaagaaaaggcgGGGAAACAGACAACTCCAGGACAAACCACAAAACCTAGCACATCTTTAAGCAGTACAGAGAGTAGCAAAGAGGAGGGTGCAGCCAAGGGATCAAAACACCGCTTGAAAGATAAAAACGCCAATGAGAAGATTGAAAAGTCTTTGACAATAGATGCATCAGCCACCGGGCAGCCCTTGCCCATGAAAACCAAACAGGAGAGCAGGTCACCATCTGGTGGCAGAGGATGGCAGCAGACTCCGCTGCAAGCGGTGACAGTCAATGGAAAGGGGTCTGGCAGTGCAAAAGGTGTTCCTGTGGGATCCCAGTCTTTGCCATCCATTCCCTCCGAGATTCAGGGCAAGTGTGGCCAGATTTCTGGAGCTGATTTGCCAGCTGCTTCGACAGCAACCAATGTACCTCGCAATCTTCCTGAGTCACCCAATGCCAAGAAAGCCCGGCGACGGCTAGAAGCTCAACACCAGCAAGATGCCAAGCGTAGGCTTGAGGCTCAGGAAGAAGTTGAGAAACAGCTGAGAGAAGTGGAAGCACAGGCGCAGCAGAAACAGATGCTTAGACAGCAGAAGCAACAATATCCACAGCAACCTCTGCAGCAGCAATTGCAGCACCAATTGCTGCAGCAGCAACGACAGCAGCTTCAAAATcatcagaagcagcagcaggTTCAAAAGAACGGGCAAGCTCCGAAGGGTCTCCAAGTGGCAAAGCAGTCTCCTCAGTCACCACAGACTCCAGCCAGACAGCAACCCAGTCAGCAACTCAGCCAGTCTTTTCATTCCCACAATGGTAAGATGCCAGCAACACCTGTAGCACATCAACCTCTAATGTCCAACGGTTCTCCAGCTAAACTACAGAATGGAAGTGTCCCTCAGTGTGCAAAGTCAGGACATCAGGCGGCTCCAGGCAACCACATCACCAGCTTGCCAGGATCTCCACGTGCTAAACTTGTGCAGGCTGGCTCGAACGGACTGACTGCAGGACTGTTGTCACCAGACAAGAAGGCATGCCTTGCTAGCATGGTGGAGAAGAATCGGGTGGAAGTTCAGGAACAGGTAGAGCAG GGCAAGAATGCAaagagcaagaagaacaagaagaagaacaaaggaGGAGAGGTATCAAAAGGAGTGG ACGAGGTCTTCATGCCCCGTTCAGAATCGGATTTAGAGAATGGTGAAATTGATGACTTTGAACGTGAACTGGAAGAGTTTAAAAG ATTCTGCTTCGACACACCCAGCAAGCCTAAGATTCAGGTGAATGTCAACCTGAAGGATCTGTACCTGAAGAAAAAGTCCAGTCTCAGCTGCTCTTAG
- the LOC112565450 gene encoding protein FAM193A-like isoform X1 has translation MIATFFPKNQSGTRRMSNQEAKKAKRRKSRVQTGKPSLSSISQMKQSEASFEESGDAERIARLMDAADESEVSVPAFSRGPNPYLDREKCLLCGIDRVDPIQPAAGEVEHQVDVQGHTFSQLPLWVCPSCRRDADNDMFRKMDLKSVAEIPMPAFGLNTGQMGLPQATLSSGMALGKDLHMDSASLGLFNDINLASASEPVLPNGTLCTCESCIERRQIAAEHTRETQELQKCWTDLRTLVRDLYSQERQTLTPQESSTFRELVARLCSRDPHQLFLRLESQVRERVFEKKRHLSEKLNVGYSTPPEAREIMSTLLSEYVQLCSVSRLVSEHLTDLKEHLEMFHMTWEVHNKHLYHSIIYSDPEIQSHLEPLCDQLRNGALSKESYMEDTYPKLMRNFLDFRNEMTVILVIWQECQQRIERHSEEQAALKVKQKWLKEDWEFFRAQRKLLEQQMLKSNPRASTHSMEAQFTETMRNMLTGTKPTTEECYCPRCNRKRCPCDECTITHMITCGIINPEALETNGTHHTFNFPHDSRYVIDVTPPSMSSTTSSSASSSPLPISPAKVAAHLSTTEVDNLRNPEAPEEDSNQADEGLEEEEEDGEDEEEIEEEDNEEEEEEEEEEDGEGEEEEQEDEEEEECDAEDEEEEDEEEDEEEEEDGISEDQREFDQMLASGKLGLPMTPVTLPPASHPVPDLLKPWERELPEEPLEASTQDFPSLASCACHHCVAKPPPEPQVGTEEQGCQCHVCLQQQGQTVSTALPTSLPLPTRPAQLHLYPHIHGTLPPTPHTHPHLHLPHTAHTAHLAHAGHGTRPLLQPQLYDLHGSLQSARHPLKLEFDDSEGIQDHLYHAYGDWDNTVLDPRILLPTPHRFAAGLGSDLLPPPPLPTDPHFSVEGLTPSTPMAASHTLVMPSSILAAASTTSAFKAVAAAGFPTNISIPPAFQLPAVPSSIEDSTLAASQSVTCTSDPCINLTSALSSLPSGSSPSSLPHPPPCTRPATLGGNTTASQQQGSKEQRTYAQPCKKHTLVPISTAMPTSGKGAMPLPPTPSSHNHVNPGVPVFSSGLQAPAGKVQGSPGKAQRVGVAANQGHSCSHVQHVSHSGADGHVDPHVGGTGTCPSATSFPTTINNVSVGTSTLCADPDCPQHHDDNCDSIDDSCSEKSSSTSTSNNQKEGKYCDCCYCEFFGHGNPPVAQTSKNYAEMRERLRRRLKRRNEAKQEGGKENQPGVRSITDPLESKGLEEILKFINGGDAEAAHSGSMKALESSTSQHNLSSKAAKRARQKQRKQAEEKARQEEEERNRQNELLRQKAEAENLAKIQKESGSATSGSQKKKSKHKEEKAGKQTTPGQTTKPSTSLSSTESSKEEGAAKGSKHRLKDKNANEKIEKSLTIDASATGQPLPMKTKQESRSPSGGRGWQQTPLQAVTVNGKGSGSAKGVPVGSQSLPSIPSEIQGKCGQISGADLPAASTATNVPRNLPESPNAKKARRRLEAQHQQDAKRRLEAQEEVEKQLREVEAQAQQKQMLRQQKQQYPQQPLQQQLQHQLLQQQRQQLQNHQKQQQVQKNGQAPKGLQVAKQSPQSPQTPARQQPSQQLSQSFHSHNGKMPATPVAHQPLMSNGSPAKLQNGSVPQCAKSGHQAAPGNHITSLPGSPRAKLVQAGSNGLTAGLLSPDKKACLASMVEKNRVEVQEQVEQGKNAKSKKNKKKNKGGEVSKGVDEVFMPRSESDLENGEIDDFERELEEFKRFCFDTPSKPKIQVNVNLKDLYLKKKSSLSCS, from the exons ATGATAGCAACGTTTTTCCCGAAAAATCAGAGTGGAACTCGTAGAATGAGTAACCAAGAAGCAAAGAAAGCCAAGCGGAGGAAAAGCCGAGTCCAAACAGGAAAACCCAGCTTAAGCTCTATCTCACAAATGAAACAGAGTGAAGCTTCCTTCGAAGAGAGTGGTGATGCTGAG AGGATAGCCAGGTTGATGGATGCAGCAGATGAGTCGGAAGTGTCAGTACCTGCATTCAGCAGAGGTCCCAACCCTTATCTGGATCGAGAAAAGTGTCTGCTTTGTGGCATTGATCGAGTTGATCCCATTCAGCCTGCAG CTGGAGAAGTAGAACATCAAGTTGATGTTCAAGGTCACACATTTTCTCAG CTTCCTCTGTGGGTGTGCCCTTCCTGTCGAAGAGATGCTGACAATGACATGTTCAGGAAAATGGACTTA aaaagtgTTGCAGAAATCCCCATGCCAGCCTTTGGTCTTAACACAGGGCAGATGGGTCTGCCACAGGCAACTCTTTCATCTGGCATGGCATTGGGAAAG GATTTGCACATGGACTCAGCATCACTTGGTCTGTTTAATGACATTAATCTTGCTAGTGCTAGTGAACCAGTGTTACCAAATGGTACTCTGTGTACATGTGAGTCTTGCATTGAAAGGAG GCAAATCGCTGCAGAGCACACTCGAGAAACACAAGAATTGCAAAAGTGCTGGACAGATCTGCGCACTTTGGTCAGGGATCTCTATTCTCAGGAAAGGCAGACACTAACCCCACAAGAGAGCAGCACTTTTCGTGAACTGGTGGCAAG GTTATGCAGCCGAGATCCACATCAGCTTTTTTTGAGATTGGAGTCTCAGGTACGGGAAAGGGTGTTTGAGAAAAAGCGTCATCTTTCAGAGAAGCTGAATGTAGGTTACAGTACTCCTCCAGAGGCACGGGAGATTATGAGCACTCTGCTTTCAGAATATGTTCAGCTGTGCAGTGTGTCCCGCCTGGTCTCAGAACATCTTACAGACTTG AAAGAGCATCTGGAGATGTTCCACATGACCTGGGAGGTACATAACAAGCATCTTTACCATTCCATCATCTACTCTGATCCAGAAATCCAGAGCCACCTGGAACCTCTCTGTGACCAGCTTCG GAACGGGGCATTGTCCAAGGAGTCTTACATGGAGGATACCTACCCCAAGTTGATGCGCAATTTTCTGGACTTTCGTAATGAGATGACTGTGATTCTGGTCATATGGCAAGAGTGTCAGCAGAGAATTGAACGGCATAGTGAAGAGCAA GCAGCATTGAAGGTGAAACAGAAATGGCTGAAGGAAGACTGGGAATTCTTTAGGGCACAGAGGAAGCTTTTAGAGCAGCAGATGCTAAAGAGTAATCCTAGGGCATCGACTCACAG CATGGAGGCACAGTTCACAGAGACAATGAGAAACATGTTAACAGGGACTAAACCGACAACTGAAGAATGCTACTGCCCTCGATGCAACAGAAAAAG ATGTCCCTGTGATGAATGCACCATCACCCATATGATCACATGTGGCATCATTAACCCTGAAGCCCTGGAAACAAATGGCACCCACCACACTTTTAACTTCCCACATGACAGTCGCTATGTCATTGATGTCACTCCACCATCCATGTCGTCGACAACTTCATCTTCTGCTTCATCTTCACCTTTGCCGATCAGCCCTGCAAAAGTTGCAGCCCATCTAAGCACAACAGAAGTGGACAACTTGAG GAATCCTGAAGCCCCTGAAGAAGACAGCAACCAGGCAGATGAAGGAttagaagaagaggaagaggatggagaagatgaggaagaaattGAAGAGGAGGAcaatgaagaagaggaagaggaggaggaagaagaagatggGGAGGGTGAGGAAGAAGAacaggaggatgaggaggaagaagaatgtGATGCagaggatgaagaggaagaagatgaggaggaagacgaagaggaggaagaggatggcATCTCTGAAGACCAGAGAGAGTTTGACCAGATGTTGGCCTCAGGCAAGCTTGGCCTGCCAATGACCCCTGTCACATTGCCTCCAGCATCGCATCCAGTGCCAGATCTCTTAAAACCTTGGGAGCGTGAGCTACCTGAAGAGCCCCTGGAAGCTAGCACACAAGACTTCCCCTCACTGGCATCTTGTGCTTGTCATCATTGTGTAGCAAAGCCTCCACCTGAGCCACAG GTGGGAACCGAGGAACAAGGATGCCAATGTCATGTGTGTCTTCAGCAGCAAGGACAGACTGTCTCTACAGCTCTTCCTACTTCTCTGCCCCTCCCAACTCGTCCCGCTCAGTTGCACCTTTACCCCCACATTCATGGCACCCTCCCACCTACACCTCATACCCACCCACACTTACATTTACCACACACAGCTCACACTGCCCATTTGGCACATGCAGGGCATGGCACCCGACCGCTGCTTCAGCCTCAATTGTACGATCTCCATGGATCACTACAGTCAGCACGTCATCCTTTGAAGCTGGAGTTTGATGATTCAGAAGGCATTCAGGACCACCTTTATCACGCATATGGTGACTGGGACAACACAGTGCTGGATCCACGGATCTTGTTACCGACACCTCACCGTTTTGCTGCAGGGCTTGGATCTGATTTGCTACCACCTCCACCACTCCCTACTGACCCCCATTTCTCGGTGGAGGGTCTAACACCCTCAACACCCATGGCAGCATCTCACACCCTGGTCATGCCCAGCTCTATTCTTGCCGCTGCAAGCACCACAAGCGCATTTAaggcagtagcagcagcaggttttcctacaaacatcagcatACCTCCAGCTTTCCAGCTGCCTGCTGTGCCATCCTCCATTGAGGATTCAACATTAGCTGCTTCACAGTCTGTCACCTGCACATCTGACCCTTGCATTAATCTCACCTCTGCCTTGTCTTCCCTTCCAAGTGGTTCCTCTCCAAGCAgtctccctcacccaccccCCTGCACACGGCCAGCCACCCTTGGTGGGAACACAACAGCGTCTCAACAGCAGGGGAGCAAGGAGCAGCGAACATACGCACAGCCATGCAAAAAACATACTCTCGTACCCATCTCCACAGCAATGCCTACCTCAGGCAAGGGGGCCATGCCACTGCCTCCCACTCCTTCCAGTCATAATCATGTTAACCCTGGTGTCCCTGTGTTCAGCAGTGGGCTGCAGGCTCCAGCAGGCAAAGTTCAAGGGTCACCGGGCAAAGCACAGCGTGTTGGTGTGGCTGCAAATCAGGGACATTCATGCTCACATGTGCAGCAT GTGTCTCATAGTGGAGCTGATGGGCATGTTGATCCTCATGTGGGAGGAACGGGCACCTGTCCATCAGCAACCTCGTTTCCCACTACCATCAACAATGTCAGCGTTGGCACCTCAACCCTTTGTGCAGACCCAGATTGTCCGCAGCATCATGATGACAACTGTGACAGCATCGACGACAGTTGCTCAGAGAAATCATCGTCCACCTCAACTTCCAACAATCAGAAGGAAGGGAAATACTGTGATTGCTGCTACTGCGAGTTCTTTGGACATGGAAAT CCTCCTGTTGCTCAGACCAGTAAAAATTATGCAGAAATGAGAGAGCGCTTACGAAGGAGGTTGAAAAGGCGG AATGAAGCCAAGCAAGAAGGTGGCAAAGAGAACCAACCTGGAGTGAGGTCTATTACAGACCCACTGGAGAGCAAAGGACTGGAGGAAATCTTGAAATTTATCAATGGCGGTGATGCTGAAGCAGCCCACAGTGGCAGCATGAAAGCATTGGAATCCTCTACCTCACAGCACAATTTGTCATCTAAAGCTGCTAAACGTGCCAGACAAAAACAGCGCAAG CAGGCAGAAGAGAAGGCGCGACAAGAAGAGGAGGAGCGTAATAGACAAAATGAGCTGCTCAGACAAAAAGCAGAAGCTGAGAACTTGGCAAAGATTCAGAAAGAAAGTGGTTCTGCAACTTCTGGCAgtcaaaaaaagaagagcaaacacaaagaagaaaaggcgGGGAAACAGACAACTCCAGGACAAACCACAAAACCTAGCACATCTTTAAGCAGTACAGAGAGTAGCAAAGAGGAGGGTGCAGCCAAGGGATCAAAACACCGCTTGAAAGATAAAAACGCCAATGAGAAGATTGAAAAGTCTTTGACAATAGATGCATCAGCCACCGGGCAGCCCTTGCCCATGAAAACCAAACAGGAGAGCAGGTCACCATCTGGTGGCAGAGGATGGCAGCAGACTCCGCTGCAAGCGGTGACAGTCAATGGAAAGGGGTCTGGCAGTGCAAAAGGTGTTCCTGTGGGATCCCAGTCTTTGCCATCCATTCCCTCCGAGATTCAGGGCAAGTGTGGCCAGATTTCTGGAGCTGATTTGCCAGCTGCTTCGACAGCAACCAATGTACCTCGCAATCTTCCTGAGTCACCCAATGCCAAGAAAGCCCGGCGACGGCTAGAAGCTCAACACCAGCAAGATGCCAAGCGTAGGCTTGAGGCTCAGGAAGAAGTTGAGAAACAGCTGAGAGAAGTGGAAGCACAGGCGCAGCAGAAACAGATGCTTAGACAGCAGAAGCAACAATATCCACAGCAACCTCTGCAGCAGCAATTGCAGCACCAATTGCTGCAGCAGCAACGACAGCAGCTTCAAAATcatcagaagcagcagcaggTTCAAAAGAACGGGCAAGCTCCGAAGGGTCTCCAAGTGGCAAAGCAGTCTCCTCAGTCACCACAGACTCCAGCCAGACAGCAACCCAGTCAGCAACTCAGCCAGTCTTTTCATTCCCACAATGGTAAGATGCCAGCAACACCTGTAGCACATCAACCTCTAATGTCCAACGGTTCTCCAGCTAAACTACAGAATGGAAGTGTCCCTCAGTGTGCAAAGTCAGGACATCAGGCGGCTCCAGGCAACCACATCACCAGCTTGCCAGGATCTCCACGTGCTAAACTTGTGCAGGCTGGCTCGAACGGACTGACTGCAGGACTGTTGTCACCAGACAAGAAGGCATGCCTTGCTAGCATGGTGGAGAAGAATCGGGTGGAAGTTCAGGAACAGGTAGAGCAG GGCAAGAATGCAaagagcaagaagaacaagaagaagaacaaaggaGGAGAGGTATCAAAAGGAGTGG ACGAGGTCTTCATGCCCCGTTCAGAATCGGATTTAGAGAATGGTGAAATTGATGACTTTGAACGTGAACTGGAAGAGTTTAAAAG ATTCTGCTTCGACACACCCAGCAAGCCTAAGATTCAGGTGAATGTCAACCTGAAGGATCTGTACCTGAAGAAAAAGTCCAGTCTCAGCTGCTCTTAG